The genomic window GCGATTCGTTTAAGACGCGGTAGATCCGCGATGCTTTTCAGAGTCGCCGTGACCGATTCGTCGGGAGAACCCAGCCAATCCTTGTGTAGCGCGCAGAAATCACGCGTATTGAAGGTCACAATGGCTCGGCCCTGCTCGTGGCACCACTCAAGGTGAGTGGTTCCGGCTCGCTCAAACGACCGGCTTCAGGCGTTGAAACAGCGTCGAAGCCGTTTGCACGCAATATCTCCGCCAACTCGCCGTGAACGTCCTCGTCAGTAAAGAATGAAATATCGCTCATGTGCGACCCGGGCCACCGGGATAAAGTCGCTTCACCGTTTCCTCAGCGTTGGCGGCGATCTCTTCTTCCATCTCGACCGGGTGATCGTAGGCGTACGCCAGAGCGTCATGCACGTCGGACGGCCGCAAATGGGGATATTGCTGCACGATCCCCTCCACCGTCATCCCCATGCGATACCAGCCCAGAATCAAGCTCGCGCGGATTCGAGTGCCCGCAATTACGGCCCGGCCACCGCAACGGTCGGGGACTTTTTCAATGTTTCGGAAGTCGATTTTTTGCATGGTTCAAGATCCGAAGTCAGGAATGCACGATGCCATTATACCAGGGTTCGGCCGGTGGGCAGCGCCACTTCTTCTTCATCACTCCTCAACTTCGCCAACACGCTGTAATCCTCCAGCGTAGTCGTGTCGCCGATGGTCTCCTTGCCGGCGGCGATGTCGCGGAGAAGGCGGCGCATGATCTTGCCGCTGCGGGTCTTCGGCAAGGCGTTGGTGCCGCGGATGTCGTCAGGCTGGGCCAGGGCGCCGATCCGCGCCGATCTCCTTGCGAAGGCGCTTAATCGGGGCATGCAACGGTTGCGGTTGCGCAATTACGGCGTTTCCAGCAATTCCCGCCAACTGTCGCCGGTCAGCGCGCGCTCCATCGGAGGCAACCGCACGACTTAGTTCGCGCGGCCCTGAGGTCGGCCGCATCGCGGTTTTGCAAAAAGCGCTCTAGGCCCGCATCGGCGATTTGGGTAAGGTTTGCAAACTTTACAAAGCCCGGTCCGGTTTTTATCGCGGCTGCGTGAAGTTTTGACTGTGGCCCACGGTTTGCTTAGAGGCCGTGGCCAGTGCGATTCGCAGTGGACGTGGATCGCTTTTGCGCATGGATTGCCGGAGTCGAGAGCATGGAAGCTCGTCTTGTTTCTGCCGCCGTCGTGGCGGTCGCGTTTTGTTCGTTGGGGGCCAGTCACCGCACCGCCAACTTCGTCGTTCGGGCCGCCACGGGCGAAATCGCCCACGAAGTCGGCCAGGCCGCTGAAAAATACCGTCGGGAGCTGGCCATCGAATGGCTCGGCAAGGAGATGCCCAACTGGTTTCAGCCTTGCCCGATCACGGTTGAGGTCGGACCGCAGCTCGGCGCCGGCGGCGCCACCAGCTTCATCTTCGACCACGGCGACGTGTTCGGCTGGCAGATGTCGATTCAGGGTTCGCGTGAGCGCGTGCTCGATTCGGTGCTGCCGCACGAGGTGACGCACACGATTTTCGCCAGCTATTTCCGGCGGCCCTTGCCGCGTTGGGCCGACGAGGGGGCCAGCAGCACCGTGGAGCACGACAGCGAGCGGCGCAAGCAGCAGCGCATGCTGGTGCAGTTCCTGCAGACCCGCCGCGGCATCGCCTTCAACGACATGTTCGCCATGAAGCAGTATCCTCGCGACATTCTGCCGCTCTATGCCCAGGGCCATTCGCTGGCCACCTTCCTGATGGCCCAGGGCGGCAAACGCAAGTTCCTGCGCTATGTGAAAGAGGGGACCGATACCGACGATTGGACCACGGCCACGCAGGCCCATTACCGCTTTGCCAGCCTGGGTCAACTGCAAATGGCCTGGCTCGACTGGGTGCGCGGCGGCAGCCGATTGCCGCCGGCGAATCCGGCCCTCGAAGAGGCGGATATGAAGGAGCTTGTGGTCGCCGACGATGCCCGACAGCCCCGACCGACCGGCGATCTCATCCACCGCGAGCCGTCAACGGAGAGGCTGGCGGTGGCGCGGGTGACGCCGGCGGAAGACTTCGACGCCGAAACAGCGCCGGGACCCGTCACCACGCAGAGCAGCCGGCCGCCCTCGGTCGAGCCTGCCCGGACCATCATTCTGGAATGGGCACCGCCCGCTTCGCCGGCGACGAAGGCCGCGGGCCAGTCGATCTACCGCCGGTAGCGCAGGACCGGCAAAAAAGCTTGCGCTGTGCCTCGACATCGGATAGAATGCAATCAAGTGTCGGGCCCATGCTAGGCATCATGGCTGGAAATCGGTTCACCAATGGATGATCCTGAACGGGCCATTCACGATCTCTGGCCCGAACCCTGGGAAGGCTTGCCTGGAGATGAGGGCGCTGTTAATTGGGATGAAGAAAGTCGCCAAAGGAATGGCCGCACCAAGAACCCTCCTGACGCGAAAGGCAAATGGTGGCGATGGTACTTCGTATATCACAAGCCGACTTGCCAGCGGATTAAGATCAGCGCCGATCAAGACCCAGAGACAGGTCTTTGGTTCAACCCGCACTCGTCATCCGGCGACAATTGACATGCCATGAGCGAACAACCGACCAATGTGCTGACCGAGACGAAGCGCCTACGTCATCGAATAAAGCGGCTGTACGACCTCTTGAACGAGCGTAAATTCGACAAATGCTTTGAAATTGTTGACCCTCGCCTAAGAACGGCAGGCAAGATCACGCTGGAGTTATATCAAAGCTCTTTGTCGCACTTTATCGAGAAATACGGCCCTTTGCACGTGCTACGAATAGACGGCCTTAAGCTGCATATCGACGTGCCAGCAAGAAATGAGGACCGGGATTTTGCCTACGCGCTGGTCGTCGCACAGGACGCGAAGGGGCGAGAGATGGCGTTTCGAGAGCGCTGGGTGAGAGAATCCGACGGGTTTTGGTACACGCGGAAATTGGGCCTTGTATAGCCGAAAATCGCGCTAGGGTATCATCGCCCGGCCGCCGGACGAGACGACCGTTTGCCCGGTCATGAAGCTCGATTCTTCGCTGAGCAGGAAGCGAATCACGTTGGCGATCTCGTCGGGTTGCCCGATCCGGCCCAGCGGCGTTTCGCTGACCACTTGGCGGATGGTCTGTTCCGGCAAGACGTGCGCCATTTCGGTTTCGGTCAGGCCCGGCGCGACGCAGTTCACCCGCACGTGCGGAGCAAACGCCTCGGCGCAGCAGCGCGTGAGCGCGATCACGCCCGCCTTGGCCGAGGCGTAATGAATTTGCATTTTTCGCGGGCGAAGCGCCGCAATCGACGAAACCGTGACCATGCGGCCAAAACCACGCCGGAGCATTTCGTCTTTGACGGCGAACACCACCAGGAACGTCCCGTTGAGGTTCACGTCGATCGTCTCGCGCCACTGCTCGTAAGACAGCTCCGCGTGGCTGGCAATGTTGCTGATGGCTCCGCAATGCGCCAGCAGGTCGATGGGACCAATCTTCGTTCGGGCCGCGCTCACGAGCCGTTCCACGTCGTCGGGCTTCGAGACATCGCAAGGGGCACAGACCGCGCGGCGGCCCAGCGAGCGGATTTCGCCCACGACGGCCTCGGCGGCGTCGGTCCGCGACGCGTAGCTGATGGCCACGTCGGCCCCTTCCCGTGCCAGCCGCAGCGCCGTGGCCCGGCCGATTCCTCTTGAACCGCCCGTCACCAGTGCCACGCGGTTTGCGAATGCTTGGTCCATGTTTGTTTACCTCGCTGAATAGGTTGTCCTGGGCGAAAGCGGCGCAGCCCCTGCTCGAACACGTGCGGCGTGATGTAGCGGGTGTGATAGTTTTGCCAGTCTTGCCGATGGTGACGGAAGACCCGATCGTCTTCGAGCTTGCCGGGTGGTGTGGTGTACTTGTTCATGCCGTGGGCCGGCAAAGGTAAAACCGTCTTTCCAAAACGTGTATTGTAATCGCCGTCTTTCACCCAGCCGTCCGAGATCCAGACAAAATCTCGTTTCCAGCCGGCTGCCGGTTCAGGCGGAGCCGCAAACTTAAGGACGATCTCGTCGCCGGCGGTAACGATGGCGTAGCGGTCGTCGATGGCTGCCAGCAGCTCGCGAATGTCGCCATGTCGCGTGTGGTAGCCAATCAAGTCGCGCCAGTGCTGGCCGACCGAAACAAGCTGATCATAGTCGGGCAACTCCGGAGAGCTGCGGTTTGCCTGGGTCATCGCCACAATGCCGCGGAAACGCAAATCGGCCGTCTGCGGCGCCAGTTCTCGCCGCTTGACCGCCGCATCGTCTCGCCCCAGACCATAAGCCAGCCAGTCCCAATAAACCTCCATATTGGTCCGCAGGCGAAAGCGACGCGCCACGCCGGAACCGCGGGACTCGTCCAGTCCATCGAGTCGGATCAGCATGGTTTTGTTTTTGCCGGCCGGAAAACCGAGCCGCTGTACGGCCTTGACGGCCTTGTCGATCGGCGTATCAAACTCCGCCTGAAACGTGCCGTTGGGCCAGACAATGCGCAATACATCCGCTCGCTTCCGTTCGCCCAGACCGAAATGGACCACCGGCGCGTTGATCGGTTGTTTGACTACGTGGGTGCCGGTACGCAGCTCGATTTCGCCTCCAACGCCGAAGGAATTGATTCGATTATCGCCGTCGGCCTTCTCATCCGTGGCCAGCGGACGGACATTCTGCCAGGGCACAAAACTGGCCGAGCGTTCGTTAGCGAAGACGTGCAGGTGGCCGCTTTCGTCCAGCAACGCCGCGTCTGGTGCGCCGTCATAATCGAAATCAGCCCAAGCAAACCATTGCGGTCCCTTGGCGTCTTCAAAAACCGGCCGCCTGTTTTGGGAGCTACAGCGACTAGGCGCGTCCGACGGGGACGACCGGCGTAACACTGCGGCGATCACATAGCCTAGGTGGATGTCAAATTAGGGAACAGCGGCCTCTGGTGGGCCAACAATTGTGAGTTGCTGTACTGGCCGTCAGCCCTTGGCCCGCTTCTTGCCGATGAACACGCGCTCTTTGGGAGCGTCGCCGAACGCCTGCCGCGGCATGTTCAAGGTCGATGCAAAAACTCCTGTCGATCCACCCGCCACCCACTCACTCAGGTTCACGGTGGTGAATTCGGCGTGGTTATGAATCAGCATCAGCTTGGCCGTCATACCACCCACGTTTTCGACGTAATGCCCGAACCCCTGAGGGACGAAAGCGACGTCTTCGGGGCCGCAGTCGAACAGCGACGGCACTCCCTGTCCGTCGACGATTGTCATACGGATTTCGCCGGCCATCACAAACAGCCACTCATCCGAGTTCGGATGCCAGTGAGGCTCGCGCAGATCGCCGGCGGAAAGGTCGATCAAACTGGCCGAGATGGATGCCGAAATCGGGAAGTCGTGAAGCTTGTGCTCGCGGATGGAACTCTCGCCGTAGCGGTGGACCGGCGCCTTTCCCATGCGGAATTTGTAGATAGAGTCAGTTTGGCCGGCCGCGGGCCGGTCTGGTTCAGGACCCGCCTTTTCGCCCGCGAATTCGCCGTTCGATCGCGCCTTCGCGCCAACCACTCCACTGGCCACGGCGCCCGCCGCAATCCCAATAACGCTTCGACGACTAACGCCCTTCATGAAACCACTCCCATAGACGAAGATTAATGCGGCCGGCGACTTAGCGTGGCGCGAGCGCCGGCCGGCGATCGGGAATACACCGCGATTGATCTTATTCCGGACCGCGGGCGTTCCGCAAGGCGGCCAAACACCTGACATTCAAAACCCGACCGCCGACATGGCGGTCGAGAAGCCTCATTCGCCGTACCGCACTACGCGGAACGAAGCGCGTCGAGGGCCAGCTCGACTTCGCGAAAGGGCGGCGCGTGGACGAGGTCGGCGCCGGCGCGCAGGGGGGCCAGCAGCTTGCCCAGCAGCTCGCGCTCCAGCCAATCGGCCAGCCATTGGGCACGCATTTCGGCGTAGCGAAGCTGCAAGCGACGGAAGAGACGGGCGGCCGCCTGCGTCACGCCCTCGCCCGTCACGGTCACCACGGCCTCGCCGCCGACCGTCGTGCCGCCGGCAATCATGGCCTCGGTTGCCAAATGACTGGCCGTCTGGCCGGCCAGGTGCGCCGCCGCGTGGCCCACGACGTCGCCGGCCAGAATCCAGCCGCTGACGGCCAGCGTGACCGTGATCGCCGGCCTGGCCACCGCGGCCGCGTTGTCGAGCGACCGCAGCACGTTGATGGCGCCGGGGTTCCCTTCGCTCCAACGATCGAGCTCGCTCCGCAGGAAGGCGCGGTAGTCGTCGTCGAGCGCCGGCAACGCCGCGTGGGCCGCGGCCAGCCGTGCCAACAACGCCTCACGCGCGGCCCCGCCCAACATCGCCGCCAGCCGCGGCCGCAGCACGTCGTTGCCGATCTGCGAAAGGCGGTCGAGCTCGGCCAGCAGTTTTTCCAAGGCTTCGACAATCGCCTGCCGCTCACGGGCGCGAAACGTCTCCTGCGGCGGCTCGGCGTCGCCCCGCGCCGTCCGCCACGCCTCGCGCACCGGCCAGGAAACGCCCTGACCCACGACGCGATAGAAGGCGTGAATCTTGCGCGACCAGCCGCTGCGCCGGGCGTCCCACCAGGCACGGACTTCATCGACCAGCAAACGTGGCGGCAGCGTCGGCCAGTCGACGCGGGCCATCTGCGCCGCGTTCAACGTCTTGTTGGCGGCCGCAAACTCGGCACTCGCCTCGCGCAACTGCCAGAGCCAGGCCGGCACGCCGCCGTCGCGGTCGAGCAACCGGGCCAACGCCCCGCGGAATGTGCGGACCTTGATGGCGTCGAAATGGAGCTGAGCCAACTCCGCCTGCAACGATGCGGGTCCACCGAGCGGGGCATGGCCATCGGGTCCGACTTCGCAAAACGGCAATCGCAGGTGGTTGGCGGCCGCGCGGTCGTAAGGCACGACGTACACGTGGTCCGGGCGAGCGCCCGTTTCGGCCGTAAACGTGGCCAGCCACTGCGGCCAATAGTCGCGGTCTTCGGCCAGGTCGCACTGGTTGAAGACCACGATCACCGGCTTGTCGGCCTCGGCGGCCTTGCGGAAGAACTGCTTCACCGCCGCGTCGTTGTACTTCTGCTGCGTGAGCACGGCGATCAGCACGTCGGCCGAACGGCGGATCTGGTCGGCACGCAGCCAGTTCACCGCCGCATCGGAATCGACGTCGGGCGTGTCGAGCAGCAACAGCCGCGGAGGCACGCTTTCGGCCAGCCGCCAGAAGAGGAGATGCTCGGCGCAGTCGGTCAGCGAGTCGGCGGCCGACTGCCACTCGCGCAGCTCGAAGCCTTCGAACAGGCGCGCGAGGAGCCGGGCGTCGTCGAAGCCCGGCGGCACAAGGCAGATGGGATGCCGGGTGCCGGCGGCCAGCGGACTGACGGCGCTGGCGTTTTGGCCGGCCAGGTGGTTGAATATCACCGACTTGCCGATGTTGGTGCCGCCCACGACCGCCACGACCAGGGCGGGTTTGATACCGAGTTGGGGCAACAGCTTGTGCTTGAGCAGCTCGGACCACTCCTGATTTTCGGGCGTGGGCATGCCCAGCGTGGCCGCGGCCGCGGCCAGCTCGTCGAGCGCGCAGTGCAGCCGTTGGATTTGTTCCGCCCAAAGATCGAAAGCGACGCTCATGCAGCAGTAGATGGTAGGCCGCGGGGGGGAGGAATTGCAAATTGCAAATTGCGAATTGATAATCAGCGAATGTAAGGTGGGACCAGCGAGCTTGCGAGCTCTGGCCAACCGCGAAAGACGTCGTTGCCAACGGTGGGCCGGCGCTCGCAAGCTCGCTGGTCCCACCTTACGACTCGCCAGCCAGCGCCTGAACCCCGAACCCTGAACCTTGCATGCCGGTTGCCTCGCCGATCATTGAAGTCGCCGCCTGGCTGGCCGAGTGCCAGCGGGGTGCGGCTTTCACCGGGGCGGCCATCAGCACCGAAAGCGGCATCCCCGACTTCCGTTCGCCCGGCGATCCGACGCCGCTCGATGGCATTGCCGATTTCGTGATTCACGAACCGATCGGCCAGACGCTCGCGGCCATCGAAAACGAGCTGCAGCGAGCGACATCACAAAAAGAAGAAAGAGAGCCACGATGAGATTCCGGCATGGGGTGCCATTGACTCCGGTTCTATACTGCCTCGCGGCGGCTTCGCTGCTGCCGGCCGCCGAGCCGCGCCTGCCGCGCGACAATTTGCTGGTCTATCGCGGACCGAATGGCGGGCCGCTGCCTGTCCGCACCACGGCCGACTGGCTGAAACGGCGGGCCGAGATCCTGGAGGGCATGCAGTCGGTCATGGGCCGCTTGCCGGGCGACGAGAAGCGCTGCCCCCTCGATATGAAGGTTGAAGAAGAAGTCGACCGCGGCCAGTACGTGCGGCGACTGATTACGTATAGCTCTGAGCCGGGCGGCCGCGTGCCTGCTTACCTGTGCATTCCCAAAGCGGCCCTGGCCAAGGGCGCGGCGCGCGTGCCCGCCGTGTTGTGCCTGCACCCGACGGACAACGTCGCGGGGCATGGGGTGGTGGTCGGCCTGGGTGGCAAGGCGAATCGCAGTTATGCCGCGGAGCTGGCCGAGCGAGGTTATGTGACGCTTTCGCCCAGCTATCCGCTGTTGGCCGAGTATCAGCCCGACCTGAAGGCGCTCGGCTGGGAGAGCGGCACGTTGAAGGCGGTTTGGGACAACATCCGCGGCCTCGACTTGCTGGCGTCGCTCGGCTTTGTGCGGCCTGACGCCTTTGGTGTCATCGGCCATTCGCTGGGCGGGCACAATTCCGTATATACCGCGGTGTTCGATGACCGCATCAAGGCGGTGGTGTCGAGCTGCGGCCTGGACTCGTATCTCGACTACATGGGCGGCGACGAAAAGGTCTGGTTCCCCGAAAAGGGCTGGTGTCAGACCCGTTACATGCCAAAGCTGGCCGGCTATCGCAACCGCCTGGCTGAGATCCCGTTCGATTTCTCGGAGATGATCGGTGCCTTGGCGCCGCGGCAGGTGTTGATCGTGGCGCCGCTGCATGACAGCAACTTCAAGTTCGACAGCGTCGATCGGCTGGCCGCGGCCGCGCGCGAGGTGTTCAAGCTCTACGGCCAAGGCGACCATCTTCGCGTCGAGCATCCCGACTGCGAGCACGACTTTCCCGACGCGATGCGAGACGAAGCATATCGGCTGTTCGACGCGGTGCTGCGTCCGTAACCTCACGCGCCCGCATATAATAGCGGCGAGGGCGGGCAACTTCTGATGGGCGGGCCGGTTGGCCGAAATTTTTTCAATATCGGAACTGGGGGCCAGAATCGGCGACGCACTGTTCGCCGATCGCTGGCGGCTGCGCCGGCAATTGCGAGATATCGAACAGGCCGAACAACGCGGTCGGCCCACCGACCAGCGGCTTTCGCGGCTGGCCGATGAACTGGAGAAGTCGGCGGCCCTCCGGCAGGCACGCCGGGCGAACGTGCCGCACGCGCGGTACGACGATGCGCTGCCCGTCGCCGCCCGGCGGGGCGAGATCGCCGCCGCCATCCGCGAACATCAAGTGGTGATCGTCTGCGGCGACACCGGTTCCGGCAAGTCGACGCAGCTTCCCAAAATCTGCCTGGAGATCGGCCGCGGTCTGGAAGGTTTTATCGGGCACACCCAGCCGCGACGCATCGCCGCCCGGAGCGTGGCGGCCCGCATCGCCGAAGAACTGGGTTCGCCGCTGGGCCAGGCCGTCGGCTACAAGATTCGCTTCACCGATGCCACGAACCCGCGGACCTACGTCAAGCTGCTCACCGACGGCGTGCTGCTGGCCGAATCGCACCACGACCGGTTTCTCAACCAGTACGACACCATCATTCTCGACGAGGCGCACGAGCGGTCGCTGAACATCGACTTTCTGCTCGGATACTTGAAGCGGTTGCTGCCCAGCCGCCGCGATCTGAAGCTGATCGTGACGTCGGCCACGATCGACGCCGAACGCTTCGCGCGGCACTTCGAATCGGTGGCCGGCGACGTGCCGGTGATCAGCGTGTCGGGCCGCACCTATCCGGTCGAAGTCCGCTATCGACCGCCGATCGCCGAGAAGGAAGGCGAAGAGCCCGATATGGAACGGGCTGTCTTGGCCGCGGTCGACGAACTGGCCCGCGAGCAACCGGGCGACATCCTGATCTTCATGCCGACCGAGCAGGAGATTCTGGCCACGGCCAAAGCGCTGCGGGCGCATCGCATTCCCGGCGACCAGCCCGGACGCGCGACGGAAGTGCTGCCGCTGTATGCACGGCTTTCGACGGCGGAGCAGAACCGCATCTTTCAGCCCCATCAGGGTCGTCGGATTGTGATCGCCACGAACGTCGCCGAGTCGAGCCTGACGGTGCCGGGCGTGCGATCGGTGATCGACAGCGGCACTGCGCGAATCAGCCGTTATGCGGCCCGCTCCAAGGTCCAGCGGCTGCCGATCGAGCCGGTGTCGCAGGCTTCGGCCGATCAGCGAAAGGGGCGTTGCGGCCGGTTGGGGCCGGGCATCTGCATTCGGCTGTATCGCGAAGACGACTTTCTCAGCCGCGAGCGTTATACGCCGGCCGAGATTTTGCGCAGCAACCTGGCGGCCGTGGCTTTGCAGGCCAAGGCGTTGCGGCTGGGCGAGATCGAGGACTTTCCGTTTCTCGATGCCCCGCGGCCCGAATCGGTGAGCGACGCCTACCGCACGCTGTTCGAGCTTGGGGCGACGGACGAGCGGCAGCAGTTGACCGAGCTGGGGCGGCAGCTCAGCCGCTTGCCCGTCGATCCCCGGATCGGGCGCATCATTATGGCGGGCGTGCGCGAGAACTGCCTGCACGAGATTCTGATCATCGCCGCGGTGCTGGATCTGCACGACCCGCGTGAGCGGCCCTCCGACCAGCAGGAGGCGGCCGATCAGGCCCACGCCCGGTTCGCCGACGAGCAGTCGGATTTTATCGGCTTCTTGAGGCTGTGGGATTTTTACCACGAGCTGAAGGGGCGGTTGTCGCGCAATCAGGTGCGCAAGGCCTGCCGCGAATTCTTTCTGTCGCACAACCGCATGCGCGAGTGGCTGGAGATCCATCGGCAGCTTTTGAAGTTCTGCGGCCAGGCGGGCTTCGAGCTGCATCCGCGCCGCAACGACTATGAGCGGATTCACCGGGCGTTGTTGGCCGGCTTCTTGTCGAGCATCGCGTATCGCAGCGACCCCTATGAATACACGGTGGCCGGCGGACAAAAAGCGATGCTGTGGCCCGGCTCGGCGGCCTACCAGCGGCGGCCGAAGTGGGTGATCGCCGGCGAGGTGCTGGAGACGAACCGCCGCTACCTGCGCACGGCCGCCCGCATTCATCCGCGCTGGATCGAGCCGCTCGCCGAGCACCTGGTGAAGCGCAGCCATCGCGATCCGCACTGGGATCCGTCGGTCGGCGCGGCGATGGTCGTGGAAAACGTCTCGCTGTTCGGCCTGCCGATCGCGCGCGAGCGGCGTGTGCCGCTGGCCGCCGTCGATCCGGTGTACGCGCGGGAGCTGTTCATCGAACACGGGCTGGTGCATGGCGGCTGCCCCACGCGGGCCAAGTTTCTGGCGCACAATCAACAGTTGCTGGCAGAATTGGAGCGGTTGCAGCGGAAGGTGCGGCGATACGGCCTGGTGCGCGGCGAGCACGCCCGCTTCGGCTTTTACGACCGGCGGCTGCCGGAAGAGGTGGTCGATGCGGCCAGCTTCGAGCGTTGGCGGCGCGAGGCGGAACACCAGCAGCCGGGCTTGCTCTTCATGTCGCCGAAAAACCTGCTCGCCGACCCGCTCGTGGAGAAGGATGCGGAGGCGTTTCCCGACGCCATCAGCGTCAGTACCATGCGGCTGCCGCTCGACTATTGCTTCGAGCCGGGCACCGAGCACGACGGCGTCACCATCACGGTGCCGAAAGAAGGCTTCCACCAGCTCGACGCGCGGCGGCTGGAGTGGCTCGTGCCGGGGCTGGTCGAAGAGAAGGTCGTGGCGCTGATCAAATCGCTCCCCAAGACGGTGCGGCGCGGGCTGGTGCCGGTGCCCGACACGGCGCGGCGTGTGCTGGCCGAGTTGCACTATCCCGAAGGCTGCTTGCAGGCGGCGATGGCCCACGCCTTGACCCGCATCGTCGGCACGCCGATCTCGGCCGAGGCCTTTCGCCTGTCGCGCGTGCCCGACCATTTGCGGATGCGGATTCGCGTGGTCGATTCGACCGGCCGGGCGTTGGCCGTCGGCCGCGATGTGGCCGGCGTGTGCAAGCAGCTTTGGACCGATACTCGGCCGACCTGGGGCGCGCTCGAGGACGCACGCTTTAACCGGCGAGACGTCACGAGTTGGGACTTCGGCGACTTGCCCGAACGCGTCGAAGTGAGCCGCGGAGGGATGGTGCTGGCGGGTTTCCCAACGTTGATCGACGCGGGCACCAGCGTCTCGTTGCGGCTGGCTGGCACATTGGAAGCGGCCACAGCGCAGACGCGTGGCGGGGTGCGCCGGCTGGTGGTGCTGGCGGCGCATAGCGACATCGAGCCGCACATCGAGTGGCTGCCCGGTCTGGGCGAGTTGGCTGCGTTGGGCAGCGATTTGGGCGACCGAAGTTATTGGAAGGAGCAGCTTATCGAGCTGGTAGCCGATCGGGCCTTTCTCGACCGGCCGTTGCCCCGCAGCCAGGCGGAGTTCGAAGCGATGCTCGCCGCCGGCCGCGAGCGGACCGGCGTAGCCGTGCAGGATGTGGTGCCGCTGGTCGCGCTGATTTTGGAGAGCCATTCGGCCGTGCGGCGCAGCTTGCAGCAAGCGACCAACACACAGTGGCTGTATGCCGTCACGGACATCGAGAGCCAGCTTGGCGAGTTGTTCCGGCCCGGTTTTTTGACTTCGACGGCCTGGCAGTCGTTGCAATCGTATCCGCGCTATCTGCGGGCAGTTCAGATACGGCTGGAACGGCTGGCGTCGGGGGGCATGGCCCGCGACCGCCAGTTGTTCGAAGAACTGGAAGGCCGTTGGCTGGCCTATCTCGATCTTGCCGCGCAATATGCTCGCGAAGGCATCTACGACGCGGCGTTGGCCCAATATCGCTGGCTGATCGAGGAGTTTCGCGTATCGCTGTTTGCCCAGCAGTTAGGGACGCTCACGACGGTTTCCACCAAGCGGCTCGATCAGCTTTGGGCGAAGTTGGTGTAGGGTGGGAGCGTCATGCGCTGGCCCGCCTCCGTTCTTAGGAGTTTTGCCGGGTCTATGACATCGACGAGGTGGAGGG from Pirellulales bacterium includes these protein-coding regions:
- the hrpA gene encoding ATP-dependent RNA helicase HrpA, which encodes MAEIFSISELGARIGDALFADRWRLRRQLRDIEQAEQRGRPTDQRLSRLADELEKSAALRQARRANVPHARYDDALPVAARRGEIAAAIREHQVVIVCGDTGSGKSTQLPKICLEIGRGLEGFIGHTQPRRIAARSVAARIAEELGSPLGQAVGYKIRFTDATNPRTYVKLLTDGVLLAESHHDRFLNQYDTIILDEAHERSLNIDFLLGYLKRLLPSRRDLKLIVTSATIDAERFARHFESVAGDVPVISVSGRTYPVEVRYRPPIAEKEGEEPDMERAVLAAVDELAREQPGDILIFMPTEQEILATAKALRAHRIPGDQPGRATEVLPLYARLSTAEQNRIFQPHQGRRIVIATNVAESSLTVPGVRSVIDSGTARISRYAARSKVQRLPIEPVSQASADQRKGRCGRLGPGICIRLYREDDFLSRERYTPAEILRSNLAAVALQAKALRLGEIEDFPFLDAPRPESVSDAYRTLFELGATDERQQLTELGRQLSRLPVDPRIGRIIMAGVRENCLHEILIIAAVLDLHDPRERPSDQQEAADQAHARFADEQSDFIGFLRLWDFYHELKGRLSRNQVRKACREFFLSHNRMREWLEIHRQLLKFCGQAGFELHPRRNDYERIHRALLAGFLSSIAYRSDPYEYTVAGGQKAMLWPGSAAYQRRPKWVIAGEVLETNRRYLRTAARIHPRWIEPLAEHLVKRSHRDPHWDPSVGAAMVVENVSLFGLPIARERRVPLAAVDPVYARELFIEHGLVHGGCPTRAKFLAHNQQLLAELERLQRKVRRYGLVRGEHARFGFYDRRLPEEVVDAASFERWRREAEHQQPGLLFMSPKNLLADPLVEKDAEAFPDAISVSTMRLPLDYCFEPGTEHDGVTITVPKEGFHQLDARRLEWLVPGLVEEKVVALIKSLPKTVRRGLVPVPDTARRVLAELHYPEGCLQAAMAHALTRIVGTPISAEAFRLSRVPDHLRMRIRVVDSTGRALAVGRDVAGVCKQLWTDTRPTWGALEDARFNRRDVTSWDFGDLPERVEVSRGGMVLAGFPTLIDAGTSVSLRLAGTLEAATAQTRGGVRRLVVLAAHSDIEPHIEWLPGLGELAALGSDLGDRSYWKEQLIELVADRAFLDRPLPRSQAEFEAMLAAGRERTGVAVQDVVPLVALILESHSAVRRSLQQATNTQWLYAVTDIESQLGELFRPGFLTSTAWQSLQSYPRYLRAVQIRLERLASGGMARDRQLFEELEGRWLAYLDLAAQYAREGIYDAALAQYRWLIEEFRVSLFAQQLGTLTTVSTKRLDQLWAKLV